Genomic window (Ostrea edulis chromosome 9, xbOstEdul1.1, whole genome shotgun sequence):
CATAAAATTAATTAgttttaagggggagggggtgttgatGAAAACTATGAGAATTTAGTTTTTTGATCCAGCAATAAACGTTGTTAAttcgtttgtcattttaaattctttttaaaagagCACTTTTGATTGGTAGCTTAATCCTCtggttcacccccccccccttcgaaAAATTTCTAGATTCGCGCCTGTCGCCTGATACTGATAATAATAAAGGAAATATTCGCCTGTAGTATACCAACTCACAATTTAATCAATCGATTTTtgcaaattttttaaatataattatgtttcTCAATAAGTTTATATAAACCCGCGGCTTGTATCAATGTTTTAGCTTGCTTTGAAATGTGTTCTTGTGTAAAATCGAAATTCGTTTATCAATCTAGGAGTCGGggaaatgtgtttgaaagaggGGAAAGAACTCTACTGCGACACAGGGTATACCTGTTGTAACCAAGGGAACGGAAAATGTTGCGGTTCAGACTTTGTGTGCGGCATTGACGGAGCCTGTATTGCTTTGGCGTAtacatattttttcatttctctCTATCCAACGTAACATAttaattgaaatacatgtacatgtagatgagaTGTGTATTAACTAGCTTTTTTAAAAGTACTTGATTTTCTTTTAAGACATGATTTAAACCGTTAtcgattttaaatatttttgatggTCAATGAATATTCATCATGATAATCTACATTTCTCGATTTCAATATCTTATTACTGTAAATTTATTTTAGGTACCTGATTTTTCCACCAATCATATCCGTCATTATCGTTGTCATCATATTGTGTTTCTGCTGTTACTGTTGCCGCAGTAAGTAGATATTTAACACAACAGACATCGACCATTTAAAAAAAgagatatttataaatatacttATATTTCCATACCGAATGTTACATAAACAACGAAATAAATCATAGGTCTTTTTCTAAAGAAATGTTTAAGTCAATGTCGACCAGTGATGCTTACTAAGAATATCTTTTCTGCAGGTATACCACGTATAATGTACTTATATTGTAATAGGTAAAGAGAAAATTTATGGCTGGCCCGAGAATTGAATACAGGACCCCCTCCATTACCACTAGccaggtgttctaaccactaAGCCACCCAGACCGATACCCACTTTTACTGAGTCCGGTGGCGCCTAAGTAGTGGAAACGCAGATAATAATTTTaacatttattcctctttaaagatatctcgtaaattttataagatatcttataaaagatacgTTTTCTTTAGGATATCTTGTATGTTTTATACGCTTCTCCGTCGTTACCTTCccatattcatatacatgtacagcaaTATCTCGATTTGACTGGCTACTTAACATGgatacgtcaacaaacgaaatcatttgacgCTGtgaataatgaaattcataattgatccgttcgttttcttcacttttttcatTGATGTCACTTCTCAAATAAGCGATATTGGTATATTATTATAAAGATGTCAACACCATTATGATATTTAGAAATGCGATTTTTAGAAAGAATCTTCATTTTGCAGAGGATAAGAAGAAAACGTCAGTCTTGGACAACGAGTATCCTTTCGCTATGAATGCCTACCCCCCTTCTCACAACGTTCCTCCCACTGGGGTTCCCCTCAGTATGATCTCCAAGCTGAACACGAGAAACCCAGTCACTCCCAAACAAACGAAACCGGTCTACAGAGCCGAACCTCTCCTCGCACCTTCCTCAAAGTCTAGGGACGATGGGGATGTTCCCAACTCCCCGGCTCCGCCCTATGTACAACCCCAGGGGAAAAACAAGGGGCGCTACAAAGATGTTTATTGACGAAAGGACTCCTAAAACAACGTATACCTTAGAGTGGCTTATCGATCTACTTGAATATCTCCTCAGATTTCCCCGTATTTATTATTTACACGTGCCTCACACTAATGTCCATTATGAAGCAGATTTGGAATATTCTATACACCTGtacatctaattttaatgagATATTCAGAAACACGTGGTTATGCTTATTTTCATACTAAATGTTTAACGtcggttgttgttgttttgagAAATAAAAAAAGAGTACTGTTAACATTTCGGTTTTATTTCACAAGATACCTTCGTCAGTTACCCACGAGTGTTTCTCATCGATTCTCTTCATCATCTTCCCTCTCTGAGAGACCGTGTACGTGTGTGGACTCGATCAAGACCGTGGTTTGCGACCAGATCAAGAGATGTACACGGTCCCAATCCAGCAAACTTGCAAAATTTCAGTAATGATAATTAAGATAATTATATTCAAGATGGTTACATTATGACCAAATGTTTAAGTTTAAAGACTGAAGTTGCACATGCGTACTACTATCTCAATGACCATGATTGAGTCATTGAGATTCTTCTTTCGAAGTTTCGTTATTATCATCCGGAAATCATATTTTACTATATGCGTACTGTGACTGACTTTTGACCTGAAATAGACACTTTATGTAAAGTTTCATTGCTGAAGTTTGAAAATGCATTGAAGATATCACCCCATTGGCGGATCTAGGGGGAGTTATGGGGGTTCTAACCCCTCCCCCCTTTATTGTGAGAGAAAGAgaggtatttatatttttcGGAGAACTTCATTACTGCATTGattgtcgga
Coding sequences:
- the LOC125658594 gene encoding uncharacterized protein LOC125658594; amino-acid sequence: MENVNFLSAILILTTWFGVSKGVGEMCLKEGKELYCDTGYTCCNQGNGKCCGSDFVCGIDGACIALAYLIFPPIISVIIVVIILCFCCYCCRKDKKKTSVLDNEYPFAMNAYPPSHNVPPTGVPLSMISKLNTRNPVTPKQTKPVYRAEPLLAPSSKSRDDGDVPNSPAPPYVQPQGKNKGRYKDVY